In Eriocheir sinensis breed Jianghai 21 chromosome 3, ASM2467909v1, whole genome shotgun sequence, a genomic segment contains:
- the LOC127007141 gene encoding facilitated trehalose transporter Tret1-like: protein MAPNENATNTVVEECVPLQEPLYPSNTKPQIIATEKYGASVRSKKRRYENWKAIARQVLAAAFASLSSVSIGFITGYSSLTLQQLRNDTSIDYVDSRDSGWIASLPSIASIVGSLMGGFMMDAMGPRMTLVVTALPCLFSWAFLVFANSITLLYVGRVITGIFLGIFSPVPQVYATEIAEPRIRGMMGAFPEAAVALGSLLCYGFGSVTDWRWLAVVSALVPGVPLFLSMIFLPESPQWLIKKGKLAAAEKSIRFFRPPSHCVKAELDTIHTNIIETDGAEISVWEQMKLFRKSQNWKPVVVVFLVFMCGQFSGFAVVTAYTADIFNEAGTNIDPDKATVIVGLVRIYIYLVSAVLLDRVGRKPLLIISAIGSSGGMVSIGTFFYLKEAGVAEGLGLLPLASLLIYVFFNELGYGPIPWLLSGELIPLAVRTIGNGVAVTAYSLFAFIIGLTFPMLTSLMYVYVVFWMYALFSLSGVILGIFLPETRGKTLEEIEKFFAPKGERVSEKDFERCPLQP, encoded by the exons ATGGCACCGAACGAAAATGCCACCAACACCGTGGTGGAGGAGTGTGTCCCCCTGCAGGAACCCTTGTACCCCAGCAACACGAAGCCGCAGATCATAGCTACAGAAAAATATGGTGCTTCCGTTCGATCCAAGAAGCGAAGATATGAAAATTGGAAGGCCATTGCGAGGCAG GTACTTGCAGCAGCGTTCGCGTCCCTATCCTCGGTGAGCATCGGGTTCATCACCGGCTACTCGTCCCTTACGCTCCAGCAGCTCAGAAACGACACCTCCATCGATTACGTCGACAGCAGGGACTCGGGATGGATAG CATCTCTGCCGTCCATCGCGTCCATCGTGGGCTCGCTGATGGGAGGGTTCATGATGGACGCCATGGGACCGCGCATGACGTTGGTGGTCACGGCGCTGCCATGCCTCTTCTCGTGGGCCTTCCTCGTCTTCGCCAACAGCATTACGCTCCTGTACGTCGGGCGGGTCATCACCGGCATCTTCCTCGGCATCTTCTCACCGGTGCCTCAG GTGTATGCGACGGAGATAGCAGAGCCGCGCATCCGGGGGATGATGGGGGCATTCCCTGAGGCTGCCGTGGCCCTGGGGAGTCTGCTCTGCTACGGCTTTGG CTCCGTGACGGACTGGCGGTGGCTGGCGGTCGTGTCGGCGCTGGTGCCCGGCGTGCCACTCTTCTTGAGCATGATATTCCTGCCCGAGTCGCCGCAATGGCTCATCAAAAAGGGAAAACTTGCAGCCGCCGAGAAGTCGATAAG gtTCTTCCGGCCCCCCTCGCACTGCGTCAAGGCGGAGCTGGACACTATTCACACCAACATCATCGAGACTGACGGCGCCGAGATCTCTGTGTGGGAGCAGATGAAGCTCTTCAG AAAATCTCAGAACTGGAAgcccgtggtggtggtgttcctggtGTTCATGTGTGGCCAGTTCAGCGGCTTCGCGGTGGTCACGGCCTACACGGCAGACATCTTCAACGAGGCAGGGACGAACATCGACCCGGACAAAGCCACTGTTATTGTCGGCTTGGTGAGG atatatatatacctggtgAGCGCGGTGCTACTTGACCGTGTGGGCCGCAAGCCGCTGCTCATCATCTCTGCTATAGGGTCCAGCGGTGGCATGGTCTCCATTGGTACCTTCTTTTACCTCAAGGAAGCCGGGGTGGCCGAG ggCCTTGGGTTGCTGCCACTGGCGTCGCTGCTCATCTACGTGTTCTTCAACGAGCTGGGTTACGGCCCCATCCCGTGGCTGCTGTCCGGTGAGCTCATCCCGCTGGCCGTCAGGACCATCGGAAACGGGGTTGCCGTCACCGCTTACTCCCTCTTCGCCTTCATCATCGGCCTTACATTCCCTATGCTCACAAGCCTCATGTATGTCTATGTCGTCTTTTGGATGTATGCACTCTTCAGCCTCTCTGGAGTCATTCTGGGAATTTTCTTACCAGAGACGAGAGGAAAGACGCTAGAGGAAATTGAAAAATTTTTCGCACCCAAAGGAGAACGTGTTTCTGAGAAAGATTTTGAGAGATGTCCTCTGCAGCCTTAA